Part of the Bacteriovorax stolpii genome, AGATGAGCAGGTGTTTTCCATTTTTATTCATCAATCCTAATTTTACAGGTGGAGAGGTTTCATCAAAGTGAGAAGCGAGAAACGTCTCTTCGTGTTTGTCGGTCATCAATGTTGTGATGGCATTGGCAATTTCACTGTTTGAAAATTTGCGATATGTGCATTTGCCGGTTTCATACGAGCAGATCAGGTTTAACTGCGGCTCTAATTCCACTTGTTTGATGAAGGTTTGTCTGATTTTTTTTAAGTCAAAAGCGGTTTCTGATTCAAAATAAAAGAATGAGTTAAAAGGAAGGTCCTCTCTTTCAAAAGCGAGCAGAAAAGTGTCCTGAAAAGATAACTTCACTTGAGTCATGTATTCCCTTAATTGACGAGAGTTCTTTCTAAGCTTAACATTGAATTCATGAATCAAACAAGGTTGAATTCTCCTCCTAAGGCCCAAGGAAATCTCTTCCTAGGCAATCTATTTCAAATGAAAGATGAGGGGGTTCATTTTTACCCTCGTATGGCCCGTCTTTATGGTGATGCCATCACCGCACGCATTGGCTGGAAGAGCTTTTATCTGTTTTTTCATCCCGACCATATCAAAGAAGTTCTTCAGGACAAATCTGATATCTATATCAAGGGTGATCAATACAATCAGTTAAGGCACTTAATGGGGACTGGGCTTTTGACCAGTGAAGGAAAGGACTGGGAAAAGCAAAGGCGCATGCTCAATCCTATCTTTGGAAAAAATGGTCTGGATATTTTACTAGTCCAGATTAAAAAGGCTTCAGAGCAATTTGTGGCCAGGCTTGAAGTGGAGCAAGAGCTCGACTGGTCGAGAAAGATGTTTGATTTTGCCCTAGAGGTTGCTGTGACTTCATTTTTTGGTTCGAGTCTCGATCCTCAAAAGATGGACCAAATGGCCCACGACATGCACATTTGCATGCGGTTTGTTTCTCGCAGAATGACTAATCTTATAAATGTCCCCCTCAATTTTCCAGTGCAAGAGCATGTAGAGTTTAAAAGTGCTTTAAAAAGAGTGAAGACCGAAATTGAAAAGCTATACGATAATAAAGTTCAGAATAAGGGCCGTGATTCAAAAGACATGCTGGACCTTTTAATTGCCGCAGAAGACGAAGATAAACACAACTTGAGCCGCGAAGAAGTTTTTGATCAGGTCATGTCGTTTTTAATTGCCGGTCATGAAACGACGGCGATTACAATGAGCTGGTTTTATTATTTGTTGGCCAAAAAGCCAGAGTATCAAGAACGCTTAATTAAAGAGCTTGAGAGCGGTGATTATAAATTTGAAACATCAAATGAGTTAGGAAAATATCCTTTTCTTGAGGCCATCATTAACGAAACAATGAGACTTTATCCTGCCGGATGGGTTATTGCCCGCAACATTACTGAGGATAATTCAGTAGGACAGTGGAATGTTAAAAAAGGTCACGTCCTTGCTGTTTGTCCATATGTCGCTCATCGCGATCCGAGATGGTGGAATAATCCTGATGATTTTATGCCCGAAAGATTTTTAGATAGTGAAGTTATGAAGAATCTTCCACGCGGAGCTTTTGTGCCTTTTAGCATTGGCAAAAGAAATTGTATTGGGTCGCGCTTTTCGTTGATGGAAATCACGGTGTTTGCTTTAGAATTTTTCAAGCATTTTAAAATGACAACTATGCAGAAAGAAGTGGGAGTTAAAGGGTATGTCACCCTTAAGACCGACCGCCCCGTTCGCCTGACATTGCATAAGAAATAATCTTCTGTTAAAATGGTCCTATGACTCAACAGAAATCATTTCTATTCACTATTTCATCACGCAAAACCATCGCACTATAGTTTTGACTGGGGAGCCTTGCCCTCGGTCACCTTTACATTCATAACATTTTCCCCATTTATTTAACTTCAACCAAGGACTTCGTATGTACGACGATGTGATTTTACTCACAGAACGTGATTATTTAAGAATCAGGCATCTCTTAAGTTTTAAGAGCAGCGGTGATTATGAGAATTTAGAAATTGAAATTGAGCGCGCCAAAATTATTGGCGAGCATGAGATTCCAACGGATCTGGTGATGATGAATTCTAAGGTGACATTCCTGACTGTGCAGGAAGATAAAACCATGACCATCACTTTGACTTATCCAAGTGAAGCGAACTTTGAAGAAGGGCGTATTTCTATTCTGGCCCCTTTAGGATCAGCGCTGATTGGCCTTCGAGTGGGACAGGAGATTAATTGGATGTTCCCTGATGGAAAAACGAAGACGCTTAGGATTTTAGAAGTTGCGAAGCCTTAAAGAAGGCTTCGCATTTCTTGAATGGTCATTTTCATATGAATAGGGTGCTCACCTGGAGTGCCTTGGACACTTTTGCCTGAATAAGTGTGCTTCTTAAAAAGCGGCATCAAGTCCTCACTGTAAAAATCAGACATCTTGCCAACAAATTCCTCAGTCGTCATTGGTCTGAAAGATTCACTTGAGATCAGCTGATTTAAAAAAGCACTTAGGCCACCGCTGGCTTGATACTTATAATTCAAGTAGGCCATGAAGTTTTTCCCTTGAGTGTAAGCATCTATGTGTGTGTAGCGGCGGTACTCTGAATTCCCGGCCATGTTCGAACGAATATTGTTTGGGTTCTCCAGCGTGCTTGCTCCTGTATCACTCCATGTCGTGATGGCTTCATCGATCCATCCGGAGTTTCCATTGGCCGGCATGAAACCACCGCGGGCAAAGTAGGAATGAGTCAGTTCATGGTTAAGCGCCCAGACATCAGTCATCGTGGCCCCACAGTATTCCATTCCTCCGCTGCCGGCGATAAAGACTGTGACACTTTGGTGCAGGAAAGGACCATACTTCGTTTCCAGAGCGTCGAGGCTTTGAGTGATTTTAGTTTTTATGCTCTCCAGGTTTAAACTTTTATCCCCTGTATAAACGATGGCCGGAAGTTCTCTTCCGTCGAGAGATTTAAACACAAAACTCTTTTCGTTATAACGTCCTGCCCATGCCGTGTGAAAGTAAAGCGATGAAGAAGTATAGGTCTCTGGGAATTCGATTCTATAGCGGTTGTTTTCCAGAGTCGTGACTTTGCCATTGGTATAAATTTTTTGTTTATTCATGGTTTTAAAATCAAGATTTAATGTGATTTGATACTGATCGAATTCAAAGTTTGCTGGCAAGTAAGCTTCTAGGTAAGAGCGGTCCCCTAAATCAGTAAACCAGAACGCAGAAGAGACACCCTCGCTTCCAAAGCTCACACTTTGGGTAATTGGTGAGCTGATTTCCAGTTTATGTAGTCCTGGAGTTGTATTTTTAAGTGCGATTCTAAACCACGTGTCTTTATCTGGAGAGCTGATGACTTTTGAAGAAATTGCTTCTCCATCTAAACTCATACTCGTTGGGTTTTCTACCAGGTCGAAGGCGACCATGCCGGTCTCCTTAGTTTCAAA contains:
- a CDS encoding cytochrome P450 codes for the protein MNQTRLNSPPKAQGNLFLGNLFQMKDEGVHFYPRMARLYGDAITARIGWKSFYLFFHPDHIKEVLQDKSDIYIKGDQYNQLRHLMGTGLLTSEGKDWEKQRRMLNPIFGKNGLDILLVQIKKASEQFVARLEVEQELDWSRKMFDFALEVAVTSFFGSSLDPQKMDQMAHDMHICMRFVSRRMTNLINVPLNFPVQEHVEFKSALKRVKTEIEKLYDNKVQNKGRDSKDMLDLLIAAEDEDKHNLSREEVFDQVMSFLIAGHETTAITMSWFYYLLAKKPEYQERLIKELESGDYKFETSNELGKYPFLEAIINETMRLYPAGWVIARNITEDNSVGQWNVKKGHVLAVCPYVAHRDPRWWNNPDDFMPERFLDSEVMKNLPRGAFVPFSIGKRNCIGSRFSLMEITVFALEFFKHFKMTTMQKEVGVKGYVTLKTDRPVRLTLHKK
- the rnk gene encoding nucleoside diphosphate kinase regulator — translated: MYDDVILLTERDYLRIRHLLSFKSSGDYENLEIEIERAKIIGEHEIPTDLVMMNSKVTFLTVQEDKTMTITLTYPSEANFEEGRISILAPLGSALIGLRVGQEINWMFPDGKTKTLRILEVAKP